The genomic stretch ttgattccaggaacataccaaacatctttgatcagaacattcttcccattcttcactctgactttgacatttcccattccTTCTACATAAAGGTACTTGGCATCAGCACATCTGAtatttgtcctcctttcagagtcaaaatctatcagccattgtttgtttccagtcaagtgatttgaacacccagtgtccatataccaccactctgacaAACATCTTTCGTCAGACTCTAAAGCCATCAATAGCATTGGTTCATCATCAACAACACTTctagctatatttgcttcttctgatttccttcctttgtttgccaaacagtctctagcaaaatggccaaactgtttgcaacagtaacattgaactttcttcttctttcccttATGATATTTCTTCTCATCaaaagttgaggcttccttctggaatctatcaccacgtctattctTGGCCTCTGACCAagaatgcttctggtccttcttgacaaaagaagctttcagagcttgctcaacttccctttcagaagttctttcagtcagacgcaactcttatGCTTCTAGaatgctttgcaactcttctattctcatggtttccagatctttagaatgttcaatagatacaacaatataatcaaattgaggagtaagtgacctcaatatcttctctatggttacttgttcagaaagggtttctccacaagccttcatcttattagtgatcaaaatcactctagagatatactcagaaactttctcattgttcttcatgttgagattctcatattacTTTCttagggattgaagcttcaccttcttcactgatacgtcaccaccgtaacacctgaccagtatatcccacgcctcctttgacgtcatagaatcagcaatcttctcaaacacattctcaTCCACACactaatggatgaagaacaacgccttctgatctctcttcctcatttctctctgcgcttctctttgttcttccgttgcatccgctgcaaccagAACATATCcttcagtgacaagatctagaacatcttgagcatcaaataatacacgcatttgaatcatccatctattccagtttttaccatcaagaactggaagtttggtattcaagttgcttccactcatctttaaacttgtgcagaaaatagatttcactcacactcacacagtatttcccaacccacaaacaaccaagaaaaatatGATTCAACataactttgtttcccagaaacaaaatcaatcacacagtcacacaaactcacgttcactcgcgtttccctgtgtttggaaccggagctctaaaTACCAATTATTGGTACACAAGAATGaaagatgataacaaagagaataaaTAAAAGGAATATCGGTGCAAAagaatgagagaataaatgttaaTGATGTATTTTACTTATGTTgttaaatgatagctactacaaggatatttatacaaaagaaaatcttgccacataagccctaatagagtaaacttagtgaacaagtctaaaggtacaaacagtacaatactaacaaatactaaagtaccctttaaCTAACCAGCTACGCTATCTGgacccagaaggtagaacttctggtcaacactatcttctgagtaaccatcagaagatcaaccTGCATCAGATAATCTGAAATCCAgagcttctgatgctcatcttctgaatattgaattactcttcaataccctTCTGGAGTGGATTCATGACAATCTAATCGGTCATGGCAGCAATAGCAATTGGAGTAATACTTGGGCTATTGGTTGTCATCTATATGGACCTGGAGAAATAAAGATATCCATGAAGAAGATCATTCTAGACCGTATGATACTATAAATAGTATAGCGGATCGGGTTTGAGAGTATACTTGAGCCATGTCTTGGCATCATTCCATTGTAGGGAAGAATTTGTtgctagaagcagttaaatagattccgcctgaatcctcttttgtTAAGATAAATGTGGATGACTCTTGTGATTCAGGCAAACTTTCAGGATGTGGAGGTGTTATCCATGATGAGCAAGGCAAGGCAAGTGGTTATGTGGTTTCTCAAAGTTTATCGTAGTGTGTAATGCGTTTATGGATGAGGTGTGGGGAGTTTATGAAGGTCTCAATTTATCTACCTCAAGAGAATTTGGAAAAGTCATTATTAACACGGACACCAAGAGAGTTATTAGTGCAATTTTTAATAAAGAGAGCAATGGAGATTCAGCTTTGGCTTTAATTCGTCAAATTCACGTTTTAATGGCCAAACATGATGTTGTGAAGATTGAACATACCTTTTGTGAAGCAATCTATATTGCAAATGGCTAGCAAAAGTTGGACGTCTTTTGAAGACCGAGCGTAAAGTTTATGATATAATTCCTGATTTCCTCACGAATCTTCTTCAAAAAGATTCCTTTAATTTTTCTACCCTCAGAGTGGTTGTTGTGTAGATTTTCTTTCCTTTGGGCTTAGGTcctcttgcttataaaaaaaagggATGGTAGGCTATGGGTAGAGATTTGGTTGCAAaaatttggctttttttaaaagatGGATAGGAGATTATAGGGCGAATTCTAAATCAGAGAAATTAATCAATATGTAGATGTGttagttaattttaattgtttcttaaaaaataatactaataataataattttagttattattattattattattattattattattattattattattgtttcacACTATTCATAAGGCCTATAAAAAAAGTCTAAGTGCCAACCTCTAGTGGAAAGGAACACAAAGTAGGTAGATATTCGTTCAAATAGAGGCAGAGTTCCTCCCTCCGATCTAATTTAATGGAGTCCGCACAACTCGTCGTATCATACGTGAGCAACTTCAACTGCTTTAGGTATATAAGGCTAAAACGCAACATTTTAGGTATTCTAATTCATTTCCCCCCACACATTAATTCTAATTTCTCTCACAGACTTAGGCGCTAGATTGATAACTTTGCATGTCACCCCTTCTCAGTCTCATCGTAAGTACAAATCCACCGCAATAAGATACAACTTCACTACCTCTCATTTCATTCCTAGTTATCAACCGAACAGTGGCGCCGTTGATTGAAACCTACTTCTGACTCCCACTAATTTCCATAAAAAACCATCGTCTCTCCACTAAAGATCAAGATCTCCTTTTCTTGAAATTTCATAGATCTTCTTCCTTGAAATTACAACCTATTCCTCCAACAGATCTATCATCAGATTCATCAAGCATAGTGGCATTCAAAGTCACTCGATCTACAATTTAATGACAAGTTATTGAAGATTCCAGAGCTCCGCTTCTTCGGCCCCCAAGAATTGGTCAAGGGACATTTTAGGATCTTTCATTCTTTAGATCCACACAACAACCTTACTAGGTCGAACACGCACACCAACCTCTTTTTCTACCTATCAATTCTTTTTCGTCTAATTAGTgacaaaaaactaaaaaattaatcGTTAAATTAGTTATTGATTAgacagaaaaaaattaaaatcatacaTTTTAAAGAGTTAAGATGACCaatatatacatattttaagTTATCAAACCAAAATAAACTCTAGGTTAACATTCAAAATGAAATATcaaatcttattattattattattattattattattattattattattattattattattattgtctaAAGTAAtataagtaaaataattttaaaaaataaaaataaatactaatGATAAAAGTGTTTCTTGTTTGACATTACGGTTACTTAATATTTAACTCAACCTCTTAAACTTGCAACCACGAATTAGGATCCAACTATTCTAGTTTGTGAGAACGTACTATCCTACCCCTAATTACATGACGGATAATATATTTCAAACTGATGATAACTTCTCCAATACTCTTCTTATAACATAAAATCCTATTACTCTATTTTGTTTCCTACTATAATATAGGGTTCTGTCCTTGGATATTCTTTTTGGTTTCATAGATTATTTCTTCATTCTTCTTGGATACACAACTTCAAATCACCTTCCATTAAGATTTATGAGGTATGCCtacaacttcttcttctttttccctACTTCATTTCATTTTGTATCGCATTCTTTTATTCATGTCTTAgggtttatattattttttttttttttttttttttttttttttttttttgataagcaatgGAATCTATTAACAGCACCAGAAGTGCAATAGTAACAACATTACAAGGAACTGCAGCCTAGACAATCATACAAAATTACATGAGTACACAACTACAACTAAGCATTACAGTGACATAGATAATAATGGATAATTATACCAGTCATAAAATGAGCATTCTACCCTTTTTTTACTCCCTATGGCCATCCACCACCATGAGTACATCTTCACTCTATGCACTAGATCCTCCAAATCTTCCGTCGCATTCTCAAATAAGATTGAATTTCTGTGTTTCCAAGAGCACCAACACACTGCAGCCCACACTGACACCGCTCTCTTCACCGGGCAATAGCTTTTCAACTTCTCCACAAACTGCAATAGATGGTTCCCACAATCCACATTGAAGTCCACATGGATTCCCAGCCACTGATAAATGTTTATCCACACTGTCCTCATTTTCCTACAGTCCATAAACAAGTGCTGGGTATCTTCTATTATCGGGCATCCTAGCACACAAAAGCATTCTTCATTTTCTTCTATAATGTTTCTATGAAGAAGTTGCATACGTGTGGGGATTCTATCCTTAAGCATTCTCCACGCAAAAAGCTTAACTTTCGAAGGCATCCACGCTTTCCAAATTGTATTAATGGCTGACATGTTTTCCTCCAGTATAACCTGCCCAGCGTCATCTACTTCTTCTTGTAACTTCTCGTAATATTTTTTCACCTCATACCCATCACTCCCATTCAAGGACCAAACAAACACATCCTCGACATCAGCCTTTGGTTCCACTTCCCTCAGAATAATCAAGAGTTCCTCCAATTCTTGTTGTATATGAGCATTATCCGAACCGTCCCTAATAGGAATTCTCCACTGCCATGCTGCATTGGTTCTTACCCCCATCATAGCCACTCTACTATCAGGATTCAGCACACTAGAAAATAAGTTTGGAAATATAAATTTAAGTGGTCTCTGCCCAATCCACCTGCTATGCCAAAAGGAGGTTTTGTTTCCATTCCCTATTCTGCTAGTCAGCAATTGTACAAAGCCAGAGTCCTCCATTGCATCACCAATCAACATCAAATCCCTCCACCACACAGATTTAAAGTTTTTCCTTGAACATATGACCTTAAAAATTATTCTCTCCTGCAGGTTCCCATATTTTTCTTCTAACATTGCTTTCCATAAACTGTTTTCTTCATTAACAAAACGCCATAGCCATTTAGTTAGGAGAGCCCTGTTAAAAAGCTGAATGTTCTTTATGCCCAACCCACCCTTCTCCTTAGGCTTATTGACTGTTTTCCAGCTTATCCAGTCAACTCCTTTCCTTTCCATAGAATTATGCCACAGGAAATTGCGTTGAGTTTTGGTTATCTCTAGTTGCactttttttggtattttgaaaaAAGAGAGATAATAAAGAGGAACATTTGTTATGACAGAATTTAGAAGTGTGACTCTCCCACCGATTGACAAAAGACTTCCAATCCAAGGGCTAAACCGAGAAGTTAAGAAATGACTTGCCGCTTGCATGAAATGCTGCTCCATCCCGACTGCATATAGTTTGCTCTTCCACATATTCACTCGAAGCCCTGAAACCATCTCAAATCCTCGTAAAATAATCTTCAGCGCCCACAAGTTATTCCAGCTGCCTTCACCCACCAAAATCGTATCATCAGCGAATTGTAATAAGTCGTAAGATGCACCTCCATTCAGTTGATATCCTTTGAATCCACCTTGCTGAATTGATCTTCTCACCATACCAGCTAACCCTTCAGCCACAATGGAAAACAGAAACGGCGACAAAGGGTCGCCTTGCCTCAAGCCCCTGCTTGCCTCAAACTCCGACGTTGGACTCCCATTCACAAGCACTGAGATGTTGCTTGTGAAAACCATAGCATTCATCCATCTTAACCACTTTCTACCAAACCCCATCTTGCACATCATTTCCTTCAGAAAGTCCCAATCGACACAATCAAATGCCTGCGCGAAATCCACCTTAAAGAGAATGCACGACCTTTTGCTTCTGTTTGCATGATCAATAAGCTCGTTTGCTACCAGAACACCATCCAAAATCTGTCTCCCCGGCACAAAAGCTGTTTGAGAGATGGATATTAGATTTCCTATTGATTTGCTTAATCTGGCTGCAAGTAGTTTGGATATGATCTTGTAGATGCATCCAATAAGAGAGATTGGCCGGAATTCAGATAAGCCTTGAGGGTGATCCACCTTCGGAACGAGAGCAAGGAAGGAAGCGGTGAAAGCACGAGGAAGGTGAGCTTTACTGTGGAAGTCTTGGACACACTTGATTACATCCTCCCCTACAATCCCCCAACATTTCTTGATGAATCCCATATTAAAACCATCTGGCCCAGGACTTTTATGGTTATCACAATTGAAGACAATTTCTTGAATCTCTTCCTTTGAGAAAGTTTCCTCTAACGCCACACTCTCCCTTGTAGACAGTTTATTGAACTCTATCCCTGTCAACTTCGGCCTTGGTCTCGAATTTTTGGAAAATCTCTCCTCAAAATGTCTCCTGACTTCCCTTTTTACCTCCCCCACATCTTCAATGTAACCTTGGTCAGTTTTTAGTGCTACCACTGAATTTTTCCTCACTCTGTTTATGATAGCCGCATGGAAGTATTTTGAATTGCAGTCCCCTTCTCTTATCCACTTCAGTCTGGATTTTTGTTTAAGCATGCTTTCCTTAAGATTAATGTTTCTCCATATATTCTCCTGCACTTGTTTTCTTTTCTCCCCCAGCTCACTGTTCAGTTGACTTGTTACTGCCACACAATCATCTTCAATCCCATCCAGCTCCTCTACCTCTTGTTCTATTCTCAAATCCACATGGCCAAATACATTTGAGTTCCACCACCTCAATCTTCCTTTGAGGAGTTTCAATTTTTCCTTGAGAATAAATGCACTGGTTCCCGTGACATTACCACTGTTCCATTCCTCCTCAATGAATTTTAGGAAGTTTTCGTGTTCCCACCAGCAATTAAACACTTTGAAAGGTTTGGGCCCCCAGTTCAAGTTGCTTGTTTTTATCCAAATTGGCCGGTGGTCAGAGATATCCCTCTAGCCAGTCATTTGTGCTACTGCTTTCCATTGATTTGTTATTCCTTCTGTTAATAGAAATCTATCTATTCTACTACGAGCTTTTCCGTTTGAGTTAATCCAAGTAAACTTGTTCCCAATTAAAGGCAAATCCACCACCTCCATAAGTTCAATGAATTTAGAGAACTCTTCCATTTCCACCCTGCTAGACAAATTCTTCCctattatttaatcatttatttatatACGTTTTTGGTAAATAACTTTTGAGTTTACGAATGCAATATCTGGCTTAATAAATGGTTGGAATTCTATGATGCAAACAGGTAATGAAGTTATAACTAGAGAAGATCACTGCAAAAATATGGTAGAATCTACTACACCCAGTGATGCAAAATCTAGTTCTTTAGATGTAGTTGATATCATTGATATTAGTGACGATGAACTTGATATTTCTCACAACGGTAGTGGAAACATTTCTCTTGCAACATGTTTTGCAGGAGAGAAAGAAAAGGATTTGGACCACAATCCTGCACAAAACAATGAAACTTTGGatttttgtgaagatatcatATTTGAAACAAGTGCCAAGAAGAAACGGGCTTGTAATGTCGTTATGAGCGAGTCTGAAAGtgatcatgatgatgatgatgatgatgatgatgatgatatcaaCAACTCTCTAACCACTGCTAATTTAGAGGTTGATAAGGTCAATGACATTCGAATGCCAAGGCAACACGGTCTAAAGAGATTAAGAAAAATCGCAAGCAAAAATCAGGATGATGAAACATCTTTTGATAGAGGTCATAAGGTGAAATATCAACAAAGAATTCCAAcaattgatgatgatgacacaTTAGAAGAGGATTTGTTGTATAGTGAGGAAGGTGATTTGAGTGATTTTATTGttgatgatgattttgatgtaTCTGATTGTGAAGACATGTCTAATAAGGCACCAAATGAGCTTAAGTGTGACTCGGAGTCTAATTCGAGTGGCTCACAGGATTTATTACAAGATAATAACAAGGGTTCTTATTCGGAAGATGTATCTGATAGGAAAGGTAGCGGAGAAAAGGGAAAGAATATTGACTCCAATAATGACCAATTCAGCGAGGAAAATTCTGATAAAGGTGAAGATTTCTCGTGTGTTGTAACTCGCAAAACGAAACAGACCCGTAATGTGGTTATAAGTGAGTCTGAAAATGATGATACCGACGATGATCAGCCAATTGGTAAACTTCTGAGGAAAAATGTTAAGGAAATAAGTGTTGACGAGTTAACAAATATTGTTgataatggtgatgatgatgctaatgatggtggtgatgatgatgatgatgatatgccAATTAGTCAAGTTATGAGGATGGAAAAAGCGAGTAGGTGCGGTTCAAAGCGTCTAAGAAAATGTTTAATCAAAAGTCGTGATGCTAAACCATCTTCGAGTATTCCAACAAATGGTGATgctcatgatgatgatgatgatgaatcaaTAGAGGACTTATCACTGAGTGAGGGAGGAAACTTGAATGGTTTTATTGTTGATGAATCTGATTTTGATGCATCTAATTGTGAAGTAACCTCTAGCAAATCACAAGATGGATGTAATGGTGATGTTTACTCTGATTCGGATAACTCACAAGATTTACCAGATTGTAGCAAGGATTCCGATTCACGTGATGCATCTGATGAGGACATGAACTTTGGTAAGATATTATCCAAAATTCAGAGGAAAAAAAAGCACGAAATTAAATGGGAATTCGAGGCTGACATGCTTGCAGAACTTGGAAAGGATGTGGTGTTATGTATGAAGGCTGTCTGCACTCTTTATCGACAGCAAACTGATGATGAACAGGTGATAAAGGGAACAGTGCACCGCAACGGGCGTGGATTTAACTTTCATGATGCTGACAGGTTGGTAGAAAATATACAACTATAAGATTCATGCTTCTGTTGTGTTTATGCTATATGAGTCTTGATCTTTGTGTTTTTGTTTGGCCATGTGGTATGTGTAAGACTATAAAGTGTCCTAAAATATTTCTAGTATTCAAGGTCAAATTCTGGGAACATTTGAGAGATTACACTAGAATCCTCCCAAGTGTTTTCATCTTCTAGCAGTCTTTCCCACACAATCAGCACCTATTCAGTTCCATTAAGTAGTCTCCTTACTCCCAAACACTTCCTTTGGTTGTAACTCCCATTCTGCATTCAAACATTGTGATAACGGCTGCACCGCAAAACCAGTCCCTACTGCTCTCTGCATCTGAGATACATGGAACACGGTGTATTTTAGAATTGGAGGATAATGCCAATTTATATATGCTACACTGTCAATCTTGTCGATAACTTCAAATGGTCCATAGAATCGTGAACTCAGCTTCTCATTGGGTCGATTAGTTAAGGAATTGAACACATAAGGTTTTGCCTTCAAGTACACCTTATACCCCAACTCATAGGTCACCTCTCTCCTCTCTTATCCGCTCTGCCCAACTTCTACTTTAAGGTCCTATAATCAGTACAAAACCTCCAACTTCCATCTTTCTTTTTAACTTAGATCAATGGACTAGCATAAGGACTTACACTTGGTTGGGTTGGATTACTCCAACAGCTAGCATATCCTTCACGAAAACTTCAATGGCCTTCTTCTGTTGATAGGGATACCGATAAGGATGTATGTTAGGTATCGCGCTGCCCTCCTAGAGGACAATGGCATGATCACACCTTCTTTGAGGTGGCAATTCCTTTTCTTCGTGAAGGCAGTGTAATCCTCCAATAAGTCTTCTAATCCCTCAACAGTCAACATCACCTAGAATCTCTTGGGAATACATAGTTAACATTCCCAACTCCACATATTACCCCTCAAAGAAATCCAAGAAATTCGCTCCGTCTGAGCCTCTCACCATTGATACCAATTGACAAATTGACGCACCTAGTACTTTCTCTTCATCGGGAATTTGAttaatctcaaaataaaatatCTCTCAGCACGATAAATCCAACCATATGGATCTCAAAATACACATATTTTGGAGGCCTATCAGTCTATTTTAACTGCATAAGCATTGCAAACACTCAAAACAATATTCTAAATTAAATATTCTCTCTTTACTATTATAAGTATCTTTCTGATTTTTATAATCATATGGAAACTTTTGGATTataggtttttatttttttctggtTTGTTGAATGCTGCATGAACTATATTCTGATTACGAGCGTTAACTCCAACTGTGATGTTGAGTTGTTGATATTAGGAGTTGTAATGCCATTTTAGTTACATAGACTTCTAAAATCAACTATATTGCAGATGCAATTACAGTTACCGAAAGTGATTTAAAACCATCTCTTTCtcattgaaatttgaattttacaGAGGCAGTTATTTGGCTGATTTCCTGACTGATGGCAGTCCTTATGACGACATAAAGAAGACCGTGGAGGAGTTGGAAAATTTCGATCCAGAAGGAGTTGAAGATTGCAGATCACTTGCTCTTCGCTACTCAAAACAACTATATGAGATTTTCAAGAACAAAGAGGATCCACTTTTCCCTTAACTCTCACATCAACAGGTTTCTAATCAAAATGTTGAGAAATGGAATCATGTGTTTATCAGTTTTAGCAAGCATTAGCATGATAGAAATGTAATCATGAACACATTTTGCTTGATATATGCATGtgtattttgaaattaattgGTCCACTGGCAAACTAATAGTTCTCTTATGTTTGTTTCTTAATGGCTCTCTATTCTATATTCCTTGATATTCCTTAACTAAAATAGAGAGGCATTAAGAAACAAGAGATGCAAATATGTAAGAGAGTCTTTTCAATCCATCTTATAAGCCAAAGGCTCAATAGATGGAATGATTTGTAGTGGTTGAGTTGTATAATTAGCTCTATTTTGTCAATTTATATGATCTAGACTATGAGAAATGCTaagaacactctcttttcaacactctctcaaacactcactcttttattagttgaaacatgtgtgggtcctacctctttatgtgggacctatttctaaagtgagggacccacacatgtttcaaccaatgaAAGAGTGAGTttttgagagagtgttgaaaagagagtgttgttaGCACTCCTCTCTAGACTATTGGACAATTGTTGGACAATAGATGCTTGTTCAATCTTTACCCCCAAACATGTGGCATATATCAAAAGCACGAGGATAAATTGAAAAGTTATTTAATATAGATTGTATAAATTGGACGGAAAACTAGTATAACCGA from Vicia villosa cultivar HV-30 ecotype Madison, WI linkage group LG4, Vvil1.0, whole genome shotgun sequence encodes the following:
- the LOC131596050 gene encoding uncharacterized protein LOC131596050, with translation MVESTTPSDAKSSSLDVVDIIDISDDELDISHNGSGNISLATCFAGEKEKDLDHNPAQNNETLDFCEDIIFETSAKKKRACNVVMSESESDHDDDDDDDDDDINNSLTTANLEVDKVNDIRMPRQHGLKRLRKIASKNQDDETSFDRGHKVKYQQRIPTIDDDDTLEEDLLYSEEGDLSDFIVDDDFDVSDCEDMSNKAPNELKCDSESNSSGSQDLLQDNNKGSYSEDVSDRKGSGEKGKNIDSNNDQFSEENSDKGEDFSCVVTRKTKQTRNVVISESENDDTDDDQPIGKLLRKNVKEISVDELTNIVDNGDDDANDGGDDDDDDMPISQVMRMEKASRCGSKRLRKCLIKSRDAKPSSSIPTNGDAHDDDDDESIEDLSLSEGGNLNGFIVDESDFDASNCEVTSSKSQDGCNGDVYSDSDNSQDLPDCSKDSDSRDASDEDMNFGKILSKIQRKKKHEIKWEFEADMLAELGKDVVLCMKAVCTLYRQQTDDEQVIKGTVHRNGRGFNFHDADRGSYLADFLTDGSPYDDIKKTVEELENFDPEGVEDCRSLALRYSKQLYEIFKNKEDPLFP